A genomic segment from Myxosarcina sp. GI1 encodes:
- a CDS encoding HAD family hydrolase — MDKLQAVAVIFLWDKVREKTKEALSKLQSENIRSVMIIGDVGAFAHTIANELWIDKYHARVLPEDKVNIIKQVKQKTYSFCWR, encoded by the coding sequence TTGGATAAGTTACAAGCTGTAGCGGTAATTTTCCTGTGGGATAAAGTCAGAGAAAAAACTAAAGAAGCTCTTAGCAAGCTACAGAGCGAAAACATCCGATCCGTAATGATTATAGGAGATGTAGGAGCCTTTGCCCATACTATTGCCAACGAGCTGTGGATTGATAAATACCATGCTCGTGTCTTACCCGAAGATAAAGTCAACATTATCAAACAGGTAAAACAAAAAACCTACAGCTTTTGTTGGCGGTAG
- a CDS encoding DUF1816 domain-containing protein has protein sequence MKLIPRILPFFKKPTLSWGVKISTAIPSCIYYFGPFDTFREAQLAQDGYIDDLVEEKAQGITVEIKRCQPVEMTIFEDEAKVDP, from the coding sequence ATGAAATTGATTCCTAGAATCTTACCTTTCTTTAAAAAACCGACATTATCTTGGGGGGTAAAAATTAGCACTGCCATTCCAAGTTGTATTTACTATTTTGGACCTTTTGATACTTTTCGAGAAGCTCAACTTGCGCAGGATGGGTATATTGATGATTTAGTTGAGGAAAAAGCTCAAGGGATTACTGTCGAAATTAAACGATGTCAGCCAGTTGAGATGACGATTTTTGAAGATGAAGCGAAAGTCGATCCTTAA
- the fldA gene encoding flavodoxin FldA, whose amino-acid sequence MSKIGLFFGTQTSNTQTAAEMIQQELGGESVVELIDVAQAEASDLVEFDKIIIGCPTWNVGELQSDWEDMYDELNDIDFTGKQVAYFGEGDQAGYPDSFQDAMGILEDKISRQGGETVGYWSTEGYDFEDSKALRDGKLVGLALDEDNQSDLSEARIKSWTAQLKQEFGL is encoded by the coding sequence ATGTCAAAAATTGGTTTGTTTTTCGGTACGCAAACTAGTAATACTCAAACCGCAGCCGAAATGATTCAACAAGAATTGGGAGGCGAATCGGTGGTCGAACTGATTGATGTCGCTCAAGCTGAAGCTAGTGACCTTGTTGAATTTGACAAAATTATTATCGGCTGTCCTACCTGGAATGTAGGAGAACTGCAAAGCGATTGGGAAGATATGTACGACGAGCTAAACGATATTGATTTTACTGGTAAACAAGTAGCCTATTTTGGTGAGGGCGACCAAGCTGGTTATCCCGATAGCTTCCAGGATGCTATGGGAATTTTGGAAGATAAGATTTCCCGTCAGGGGGGAGAAACTGTGGGCTACTGGTCTACTGAGGGGTATGATTTTGAGGATTCTAAAGCTCTTCGAGATGGTAAGCTTGTCGGTTTGGCACTAGACGAAGACAATCAATCAGATTTGAGCGAAGCCAGAATTAAATCTTGGACTGCACAGTTAAAGCAGGAATTTGGGCTGTAG
- a CDS encoding MFS transporter, producing MNKNLLLLLVCLFILMVGFGITLPVLPYYAERLNSAGRVSRETMVVHVSLLTSIYALMQFIFAPLWGKLSDRLGRKPLLLLGIGGSAIAQVLFGVATSLGMLYMVRGIDGLLSAAALPAATAYVSDITTEGDRDRGMAWLGTAVSLGVVAGPAVGGLTTRRDLHFDVKFAHLAINSFSIPFLIAAASMSIVFFAALIWLPETIASQRVALSLTRSTTRWFNLGNKLVILLGLTTIGQLGLAIFEGTFALYAREKLSYGPIETGFVFMVCGLVMAVFQTVAVSYFSGRLSSCKQIALGFSLMGVGSVLLSMVRTFPHVLSTVGLLAFGFSLIAPNLSALISRRGGQRTGRVLGMQNAANSLGQVSGPMLGGFLFTWQASAPYLSAGIILLGIGLTLGWQEKTVKIR from the coding sequence GTGAATAAAAACTTACTGCTGCTACTTGTCTGTTTATTTATCCTTATGGTGGGCTTTGGCATCACTTTGCCAGTGCTGCCCTATTATGCCGAGCGTCTTAACTCAGCAGGTAGGGTATCCCGAGAAACCATGGTCGTCCACGTCAGTCTCTTGACCAGCATTTATGCCTTGATGCAGTTTATTTTTGCACCGTTATGGGGAAAGTTGTCTGACAGATTGGGTCGAAAACCATTGTTGTTGCTGGGTATTGGCGGTTCTGCGATCGCACAAGTGCTATTTGGCGTTGCTACCTCCTTGGGGATGCTTTACATGGTTCGGGGAATTGATGGTCTCTTATCCGCCGCCGCTCTACCCGCAGCGACAGCTTATGTGTCTGACATCACAACTGAGGGCGATCGCGACCGTGGCATGGCGTGGCTCGGTACTGCTGTTAGTTTGGGCGTTGTCGCTGGTCCAGCAGTGGGGGGATTAACAACCCGTCGAGATCTCCACTTTGATGTCAAGTTCGCACACCTGGCAATTAATAGTTTTTCGATACCGTTCTTAATAGCGGCAGCATCAATGTCGATCGTGTTTTTTGCAGCTCTGATTTGGCTGCCAGAGACCATAGCATCTCAACGAGTTGCTCTCTCGCTCACTCGCTCGACTACTAGATGGTTCAACCTAGGGAATAAGCTGGTAATATTGCTGGGTTTGACGACAATCGGGCAGTTAGGATTGGCGATATTTGAAGGAACATTTGCGCTTTATGCTCGAGAAAAGTTGAGCTATGGACCGATAGAAACTGGATTTGTTTTTATGGTGTGCGGGTTAGTTATGGCAGTTTTTCAGACAGTTGCTGTCAGCTATTTCTCGGGACGACTCAGCAGTTGCAAGCAAATTGCTTTAGGTTTTAGCTTGATGGGAGTGGGCAGTGTTTTGCTGTCGATGGTCCGAACATTTCCCCATGTCTTAAGCACCGTTGGGTTGTTGGCGTTTGGCTTCTCCTTAATCGCTCCCAATCTCTCAGCCTTAATTTCAAGGCGGGGAGGTCAACGTACTGGTAGAGTTTTGGGGATGCAAAATGCTGCCAACAGTCTGGGACAGGTAAGCGGTCCAATGCTGGGAGGATTTTTGTTTACCTGGCAGGCAAGTGCGCCTTATCTATCTGCTGGAATCATTTTGCTGGGAATCGGTTTAACCCTCGGTTGGCAAGAAAAAACTGTCAAAATCCGTTAA
- a CDS encoding VOC family protein has product MEFEYIYTRINVQNYEECRNFYSTVLGFETEFENENSIELATGNTKISLQKRDELTFDRGGSKLMSFAEGGDSIVLTLKVKSLDRAYEYLKEKKVNLQGDIFSFPNQGYKSTYLRDPDNNLIEIREIILGNFGLG; this is encoded by the coding sequence ATGGAATTTGAATATATCTACACTCGAATTAACGTACAAAATTACGAAGAATGCAGAAACTTTTATTCTACAGTTTTAGGTTTTGAAACAGAATTTGAGAATGAAAACAGTATTGAACTAGCAACAGGTAATACCAAAATCAGCTTGCAAAAAAGAGATGAACTAACTTTCGATCGCGGTGGCTCAAAGCTAATGTCATTTGCTGAAGGCGGTGACAGCATTGTTTTGACCCTGAAGGTAAAAAGTTTAGATAGAGCCTACGAATATTTAAAAGAAAAGAAGGTTAATTTACAAGGAGATATCTTTTCCTTTCCCAATCAGGGATATAAATCGACCTATCTCCGCGATCCCGATAATAATTTAATCGAAATAAGAGAAATTATCTTAGGTAACTTTGGGCTTGGTTGA
- a CDS encoding potassium channel family protein, which translates to MAWLTRTLGVVLIAIAMIDIFMTVLYPRTGKSLVSMPVSKGTWNAFRQISRWSKSDGLLSYCGSVILVFVAIFWIALFIIGFALIFWPVLGDEIVASQGKTPTSFGTAVYYSGFNFTTLGVGDLVPKSTVCRLVTILEAGMGFATFTVTLTYLLSVLNALTQRNVFALSLHHRMGGKANAARLLQGWGLNSELNNAKTDITNIARDLFQLLESHHSYPILHYFRFREPKYSLARMTFIAMDTAALLQSALHPQHNQTLINSAAVTELQTGGLYMLKQLADSFLTRSCEATYSQKKEWREWYYQVVELLNSAGIKTPEHIEAGANFYVSLRQEWNGEVAAFAKHMSFKWHEIVPTEL; encoded by the coding sequence ATGGCTTGGTTGACTCGAACATTAGGCGTAGTGCTGATAGCGATCGCGATGATAGATATCTTTATGACCGTTTTGTATCCCCGCACGGGCAAAAGTCTTGTGAGTATGCCCGTTAGCAAAGGAACGTGGAATGCATTTCGGCAGATATCGCGCTGGAGCAAAAGTGACGGTCTTTTATCCTACTGCGGTTCGGTAATTTTAGTTTTTGTAGCTATATTCTGGATTGCTTTATTTATCATCGGTTTTGCCCTAATTTTCTGGCCCGTTTTGGGAGATGAAATTGTCGCCAGTCAGGGTAAAACTCCAACAAGCTTCGGTACAGCTGTTTACTACAGTGGATTTAACTTTACTACCTTGGGTGTAGGAGATTTAGTACCTAAAAGCACTGTTTGTCGGTTGGTAACTATCCTTGAAGCAGGAATGGGTTTTGCAACCTTTACCGTCACCTTGACCTATCTACTTTCCGTACTTAATGCTTTAACTCAACGTAACGTTTTTGCTTTGAGTTTGCATCACCGTATGGGAGGGAAAGCTAATGCTGCCCGACTGCTTCAAGGTTGGGGTTTGAATAGTGAATTGAATAACGCTAAAACAGACATTACCAATATTGCTCGCGATCTGTTTCAGTTATTAGAGTCCCATCATTCTTATCCTATCCTGCACTATTTTCGCTTTCGAGAACCAAAATATTCTCTGGCGCGAATGACATTTATCGCGATGGATACGGCTGCATTGCTCCAAAGCGCGTTGCATCCGCAGCACAATCAGACTTTGATTAATTCTGCTGCGGTAACGGAGTTGCAGACAGGTGGACTATATATGCTAAAGCAATTAGCCGATTCTTTCTTAACCAGAAGTTGTGAAGCAACCTATTCTCAGAAAAAGGAATGGCGCGAATGGTACTACCAAGTTGTTGAATTGCTGAATTCGGCTGGAATCAAAACCCCAGAACATATAGAAGCAGGGGCAAATTTTTATGTTTCTCTGCGTCAAGAGTGGAATGGTGAAGTAGCAGCGTTTGCCAAACATATGTCATTCAAGTGGCACGAAATTGTCCCTACCGAGCTATAA
- the gorA gene encoding glutathione-disulfide reductase, producing MNFDYDLLVIGAGPGGIAAAERAANYGAKVAIAEQDRVGGTCVVHGCIPEKLMTYAASFSEVFRNADEYGWGQVKEDFNWHQFMKARNNDIDHLVEVHTNHLREAGVELIHGRAKFWDANTVFVEGKHYTARKILIAVGGKSVKPEIPGIESAISSKELLTLERQPKHLAIVGSNHIAVKLAGIINGLISKVTLIVPEADILPDVDEEIRTTIREQMKQLGVRFYRNSKVEKIKKQSDHLSLKLSQIRQLESVETIVFITERVANLDGLDLDRANVETDNGAIVTDEYARTSQEHIFAIGDCTPKPHWTPVAIAAGRAFADTEFGNKTRAVDYNNIPYVISSQPEAATVGLNQSLAEEKYDNVRCYSKKFQPLYNLMAESKQKTLLKLVVEGESERVVGAHMVGDYAAEIIQIIALAIRSGVTKRDFDRTIGIHPSIGEEFFAIS from the coding sequence ATGAATTTTGACTACGACCTTTTGGTCATTGGCGCGGGTCCTGGAGGTATTGCTGCTGCCGAACGCGCTGCTAACTATGGCGCGAAAGTAGCGATCGCCGAACAAGATAGAGTTGGTGGTACTTGCGTGGTTCACGGTTGCATCCCCGAAAAGCTGATGACTTATGCAGCTAGCTTCTCAGAGGTTTTTCGCAATGCCGATGAATACGGTTGGGGACAAGTCAAAGAAGATTTTAACTGGCATCAATTTATGAAAGCCAGAAACAACGACATCGACCATCTGGTCGAGGTACACACCAACCACCTGCGCGAAGCGGGGGTAGAGCTAATACACGGTCGCGCTAAATTCTGGGATGCCAATACTGTCTTCGTTGAAGGAAAGCACTACACTGCCAGGAAAATTTTGATTGCAGTGGGTGGAAAGTCGGTCAAACCTGAAATACCAGGAATTGAATCTGCGATTTCTAGCAAAGAACTTCTAACCCTCGAAAGACAGCCAAAACATCTGGCAATTGTCGGCAGCAATCATATTGCGGTTAAGTTGGCGGGAATTATTAATGGTCTGATTTCTAAGGTTACTTTAATCGTACCCGAAGCAGACATATTACCAGATGTCGATGAAGAGATTCGCACGACTATTCGAGAGCAAATGAAGCAGTTAGGAGTTAGATTTTACCGCAATAGTAAAGTCGAAAAAATAAAGAAGCAATCTGACCATTTAAGCCTGAAATTATCGCAGATTAGACAACTAGAGTCGGTAGAAACCATCGTTTTTATTACCGAGCGAGTTGCTAACTTAGATGGTTTAGATCTCGACCGAGCTAATGTCGAAACAGACAACGGGGCTATCGTTACTGACGAGTATGCTCGTACCTCCCAGGAGCATATTTTTGCCATAGGAGACTGTACCCCAAAGCCTCATTGGACACCTGTAGCGATCGCTGCTGGTAGAGCTTTTGCCGATACAGAATTTGGTAATAAAACACGCGCTGTAGATTACAACAATATTCCCTATGTAATCTCTTCCCAACCCGAAGCTGCCACGGTGGGTCTCAACCAGTCTCTAGCAGAGGAGAAATATGATAATGTGCGTTGCTACTCCAAGAAGTTTCAACCACTTTACAATTTGATGGCTGAATCAAAGCAAAAAACTCTGCTTAAGTTAGTCGTAGAAGGTGAATCGGAGCGGGTTGTAGGAGCGCATATGGTGGGGGATTATGCAGCAGAAATCATTCAGATAATAGCTCTAGCGATAAGATCTGGCGTTACCAAACGCGACTTTGACCGTACTATTGGCATTCATCCTTCTATAGGAGAAGAATTCTTTGCCATAAGCTGA
- a CDS encoding DUF4396 domain-containing protein, whose product MRKITVIVALIIAFFILFVPGYILWLTWKPPEPIPAMITPNTTNTSRFLASNPADLSDEIANALFPEAGNNAPGGTIRVPADKWQAGVAAAPLIRWVNGPLIVDESISTVRVESFTQDVPGEFSESDPASLAAQIDTATAIIAGSPTTNILLVSEDPGFAIPAAYWAAQSGDTVLFANDELPEATREALSRRNGEARIYTLGVDGAALGLDEFGTYKNLSANNKITAALEMAEFYDEDNDFGWGFDLNNFGWRVNAHYNFVLANQELPEMAIAGVSLGRFGKFGPLLWTDRDRIPTLVNQYLWKAKTEYYTNPVEGPFNHAWILGDYDIIDSAVQGRTNTSQEISEYRSQGDYGLSGLEMLLVVWIVAGIVSAIWLVLYSWRRLPQISTMMLVTWGLLGLVFGPIGVWIYSMSYDQAPWKKDGMMASWQRPSFNAVMAASAMNRGFDGPLMLVISWIVTFLGLPLVVFQGPWFWLGNSMMWGIYISYFGALLLHWLVMHAGMFMMGSDRSYGQAVKRAFLPAFVSMTAMAVGMMGFMWWIQMVNLGSMPDDDELLWWGTTVLSIAVGWLVALPFDALLVKHDIQPGDM is encoded by the coding sequence ATGCGTAAAATTACTGTCATAGTTGCGTTGATAATCGCCTTTTTTATTCTGTTCGTTCCAGGGTACATTCTTTGGCTTACCTGGAAACCACCAGAACCAATTCCCGCAATGATTACGCCCAACACTACTAATACCAGTCGGTTTTTAGCGTCAAATCCAGCCGATCTAAGCGATGAAATTGCCAACGCCCTGTTCCCCGAAGCTGGGAACAACGCTCCTGGTGGTACGATCCGCGTACCCGCTGACAAGTGGCAGGCGGGAGTAGCAGCAGCACCGCTGATACGCTGGGTAAATGGACCTTTGATTGTGGATGAAAGTATCTCTACAGTTAGAGTAGAATCTTTCACACAGGATGTTCCTGGAGAATTTTCTGAATCCGATCCTGCTAGTTTAGCAGCTCAGATAGACACTGCTACTGCAATCATCGCAGGTTCGCCCACTACCAATATCTTACTAGTATCAGAAGATCCAGGATTTGCCATTCCCGCGGCTTATTGGGCAGCCCAGTCTGGCGATACGGTATTGTTTGCCAACGATGAGTTACCCGAAGCTACCCGCGAAGCTTTATCGAGACGTAACGGTGAGGCTCGGATTTATACTTTAGGGGTAGATGGTGCTGCTCTGGGATTGGATGAATTTGGCACTTACAAAAATTTATCTGCTAACAACAAAATTACTGCTGCATTAGAAATGGCAGAGTTTTATGACGAAGATAACGATTTTGGCTGGGGTTTTGACCTCAACAATTTCGGCTGGCGCGTCAACGCTCACTATAACTTCGTGCTGGCAAATCAAGAATTACCCGAAATGGCGATTGCAGGGGTATCTTTAGGACGCTTCGGTAAGTTTGGACCTTTGCTGTGGACGGATCGCGATCGCATACCCACCTTAGTAAATCAATATCTGTGGAAAGCAAAAACCGAATACTACACTAATCCCGTAGAAGGTCCTTTTAACCATGCCTGGATTTTGGGAGATTACGACATCATTGACTCTGCGGTACAGGGACGCACCAATACCAGCCAGGAAATCAGCGAATATCGCTCTCAGGGAGACTATGGACTCTCAGGTTTGGAAATGCTTCTAGTTGTTTGGATTGTAGCGGGGATTGTCAGCGCGATCTGGCTAGTTCTCTATAGCTGGCGAAGATTGCCCCAAATTAGCACCATGATGTTAGTTACCTGGGGTTTGCTGGGTTTGGTGTTTGGACCAATTGGCGTTTGGATTTACTCGATGAGCTACGACCAAGCACCTTGGAAAAAAGACGGCATGATGGCATCTTGGCAGCGACCGAGCTTTAATGCGGTCATGGCAGCTTCGGCAATGAACCGAGGTTTTGACGGTCCTTTGATGCTAGTGATTTCCTGGATTGTGACGTTTTTGGGGCTGCCGTTAGTGGTGTTTCAAGGTCCCTGGTTCTGGCTGGGTAACTCGATGATGTGGGGTATTTATATTTCCTATTTCGGCGCATTGTTACTCCACTGGCTGGTGATGCACGCTGGGATGTTTATGATGGGCAGCGATCGCTCCTACGGTCAGGCAGTCAAGCGAGCCTTTTTGCCCGCCTTTGTATCGATGACCGCAATGGCTGTAGGCATGATGGGCTTCATGTGGTGGATTCAAATGGTCAACTTGGGTTCGATGCCCGACGATGACGAACTCCTCTGGTGGGGAACTACAGTACTATCGATCGCCGTCGGTTGGCTGGTAGCACTACCTTTTGATGCCTTGCTGGTCAAGCACGATATTCAACCAGGGGATATGTGA
- a CDS encoding four-helix bundle copper-binding protein, with translation MLLVHEQYQSSFDTAMKCAVECEHCAQACMGSEKMKQCVRFCLDCAEICRTIATYMVRGSNFVPQITKACAEICKACAEECESHNNEHCAKCAKACREAVDAFQKIVNVAAG, from the coding sequence ATGCTTTTGGTACACGAACAATATCAATCTAGTTTTGATACAGCAATGAAATGTGCTGTCGAATGCGAACATTGTGCTCAGGCTTGTATGGGCAGTGAGAAAATGAAGCAATGCGTTCGTTTTTGCCTCGATTGCGCTGAGATATGTCGTACTATTGCTACCTATATGGTACGCGGTTCTAATTTTGTTCCTCAAATAACTAAAGCTTGTGCTGAAATCTGTAAGGCTTGTGCCGAAGAGTGTGAAAGTCACAACAACGAACATTGTGCCAAATGCGCCAAAGCCTGTCGCGAAGCGGTGGATGCATTTCAAAAAATAGTTAACGTAGCTGCTGGTTGA
- a CDS encoding L-lactate dehydrogenase codes for MFERIFTFNSAAETPAPLHLRKGVIIGAGQVGMACAYSLLIQDCFDELILQDIARERVEGEVMDLVHGMSFITPTLLKAGTVADVGRDADIVIITAGAAQKPGESRLNLVERNVAIFQNILGDVVKFCPNAILLIVTNPVDIMTYVTLKLSGFPSSRVIGSGTVLDTARFRSLLAKNLNIDARSVHAYIIGEHGDSEVPVWSTANVAGMRLLPASCPDSWENLSAAERKELTAIFEQVKNAAYEIIKRKGYTSYGIGLGVTDIVKAILHSQERVLTVSSLVEGAYGIYDICLSLPTVVNEKGVLKTVNLALSKQEEKQFQNSAFVLREVVNQLNL; via the coding sequence ATGTTCGAGCGAATTTTTACTTTTAACTCGGCGGCAGAAACTCCCGCTCCCCTTCATCTTCGTAAGGGGGTAATTATTGGGGCTGGTCAAGTGGGGATGGCTTGCGCTTATTCCCTACTAATCCAAGACTGTTTCGATGAATTGATTCTTCAAGATATTGCCAGAGAAAGGGTCGAAGGGGAAGTCATGGATCTAGTGCACGGCATGTCCTTTATTACGCCTACTTTACTCAAAGCAGGAACCGTGGCTGACGTAGGACGGGACGCAGACATAGTTATTATTACTGCTGGAGCTGCCCAGAAGCCAGGAGAAAGCCGTTTAAACCTAGTAGAACGCAATGTCGCTATTTTCCAAAACATCTTGGGAGATGTAGTTAAATTCTGTCCCAATGCTATTTTGCTGATTGTTACCAATCCAGTTGACATAATGACCTATGTTACTCTCAAACTTTCTGGTTTTCCCAGTTCTAGAGTAATTGGTTCGGGAACGGTACTAGACACCGCTCGTTTTCGTTCCCTGCTAGCTAAAAACTTGAATATCGATGCTCGTAGCGTTCATGCTTATATCATTGGCGAACATGGGGATAGTGAAGTTCCTGTTTGGAGTACGGCTAATGTGGCTGGCATGAGATTGCTCCCAGCTAGCTGCCCAGATAGTTGGGAAAATCTGTCTGCTGCTGAACGGAAAGAATTAACTGCTATTTTTGAACAGGTCAAAAATGCCGCCTATGAAATTATTAAGCGTAAAGGATACACCTCTTATGGAATTGGCTTAGGGGTTACTGATATTGTCAAGGCTATCTTGCACAGTCAAGAACGCGTTCTTACCGTTAGCAGTCTTGTCGAGGGAGCATATGGGATTTATGACATTTGTCTTAGTTTACCAACGGTAGTCAATGAAAAAGGCGTACTCAAGACGGTTAACCTTGCTCTCAGTAAGCAGGAAGAAAAACAATTCCAAAATTCTGCCTTCGTCTTACGAGAAGTTGTTAACCAACTAAATCTCTGA
- a CDS encoding DUF1269 domain-containing protein, with translation MSDLIVVGFQNKFEAEEALLALRKMEKEHLIDLEDAAIVVKNEKGKVKIKQTNDLVSEGTISGSLWGALIGLLFLEPLLGLAIGAASGALGGALQDIGVNDSFMKELGQTLQPGCSALFILVRQATMDKVIEELQPLNGKILHTSLSKTDEASLKEAIDKVKAEI, from the coding sequence ATGAGCGATTTAATAGTTGTAGGTTTTCAAAACAAGTTTGAAGCAGAAGAGGCACTTTTAGCTCTGCGGAAAATGGAGAAAGAGCATCTAATCGATTTAGAAGATGCAGCAATTGTCGTCAAAAATGAAAAAGGTAAAGTAAAAATTAAACAAACTAACGATTTAGTTAGTGAGGGTACTATTAGTGGAAGCTTATGGGGCGCGTTAATCGGTCTACTGTTTCTAGAACCCTTGTTGGGTTTGGCAATAGGAGCTGCTAGTGGTGCGTTAGGAGGAGCGTTACAAGATATCGGTGTCAACGATAGCTTTATGAAAGAATTGGGTCAAACTCTCCAGCCGGGATGTTCGGCACTGTTTATTTTGGTTCGGCAGGCAACAATGGATAAGGTAATTGAAGAACTACAGCCTTTAAATGGCAAGATTCTACATACTTCGCTGTCAAAGACTGATGAAGCGAGTCTCAAGGAAGCGATAGACAAGGTAAAAGCAGAAATTTGA
- a CDS encoding bacteriorhodopsin has translation MTQFWLWTGVITMTIAAFIFGFGAATGKSEPLRILFTLNFFITAIAAGLYLAMAFSQGYANFGERQVYWIRYFTWFLTTPLLLLVLTYLGRTRLSTILGLIGANGYMLVTGFIATISPVPLNFVWYFVSCGAFAGILYLLLKPYRQQAIDNSPKPVGRKVFKKLLTVHVVLWSCYPLVWILGDTGFALIGDRWEAMFYTLLDIAAKVGFGFLSLNSFTKLESNGMTYSSSTEGYTQRA, from the coding sequence ATGACTCAATTTTGGTTATGGACTGGAGTAATCACCATGACGATTGCTGCCTTCATTTTTGGATTTGGTGCAGCAACGGGTAAAAGTGAACCCCTGAGAATTTTATTTACCCTCAACTTTTTTATTACTGCGATCGCAGCAGGACTATACTTGGCAATGGCTTTTTCTCAGGGATATGCGAACTTTGGAGAACGACAGGTTTATTGGATACGCTATTTCACTTGGTTTTTGACCACCCCATTGTTGCTATTGGTGCTAACCTATCTCGGGCGTACCAGACTATCTACAATTTTGGGTTTGATCGGTGCCAATGGCTATATGTTAGTCACGGGCTTTATCGCAACCATCTCCCCCGTTCCCCTTAATTTTGTTTGGTATTTCGTTAGCTGCGGGGCTTTTGCGGGAATTCTCTATTTACTGCTCAAACCCTATCGCCAACAGGCGATCGATAACTCTCCAAAGCCAGTAGGACGCAAAGTTTTCAAAAAATTGTTGACGGTTCATGTGGTTTTGTGGAGCTGTTATCCTTTGGTTTGGATACTAGGGGATACGGGTTTTGCTTTGATTGGCGATCGCTGGGAAGCCATGTTTTATACTTTGCTTGATATTGCTGCCAAGGTAGGGTTTGGCTTTTTGTCGCTTAATTCTTTCACTAAATTAGAATCCAACGGAATGACTTATTCTTCGTCTACGGAGGGATACACCCAGCGAGCGTAG